From a region of the Dyella jiangningensis genome:
- a CDS encoding NADH-quinone oxidoreductase subunit C, with translation MTDISSNSLAERLSARFGDTLKISVVRNEVTAEVAAADLLAVATALRDETPFRFGVPIDVCGVDYLGYGQTEWDTETVSGTGFSRGVEGEAMGRFKWSDRPRPDMQKRRFASVVHLLSLENNQRLRLRVFGEDDTLPVVPSLTGIWPGVNWFERESFDLFGIVYEGHPDLRRILTDYGFMGHPFRKDFPLIGNVEVRYDPEQKRVVYEPVSIEPRVLVPRVIRDDADLLQAKAEAADNWRNN, from the coding sequence ATGACCGATATCTCTTCGAACTCGCTGGCCGAGCGCCTTTCTGCGCGGTTCGGCGACACGCTGAAGATCAGCGTCGTACGCAACGAAGTCACCGCCGAAGTGGCCGCCGCCGACCTGCTCGCGGTGGCCACCGCTTTGCGTGACGAAACCCCGTTCCGTTTCGGCGTGCCGATCGACGTGTGTGGCGTCGACTACCTCGGCTACGGCCAGACCGAGTGGGACACGGAAACCGTGTCCGGCACCGGTTTCTCGCGTGGCGTGGAAGGCGAGGCCATGGGCCGCTTCAAGTGGTCCGACCGTCCGCGTCCCGACATGCAGAAGCGCCGCTTCGCCTCCGTCGTGCACCTGCTTTCGCTGGAGAACAACCAGCGCCTGCGCCTGCGCGTGTTCGGCGAAGACGACACGCTGCCGGTGGTGCCTTCGCTGACCGGCATCTGGCCGGGCGTGAACTGGTTCGAACGCGAGTCGTTCGACCTGTTCGGCATCGTCTACGAAGGCCACCCCGACCTGCGTCGCATCCTTACCGACTACGGCTTCATGGGTCATCCGTTCCGCAAGGACTTCCCGCTGATCGGCAACGTCGAAGTGCGTTACGACCCCGAGCAGAAGCGCGTGGTGTACGAACCCGTGTCGATCGAGCCGCGCGTGCTGGTGCCGCGCGTCATCCGTGACGACGCCGACCTGCTGCAGGCCAAGGCCGAAGCGGCCGACAACTGGCGGAACAATTAA
- a CDS encoding NuoB/complex I 20 kDa subunit family protein, with amino-acid sequence MGVISSLDRVMHNPQPLNLVDDILRPAEDNPIVQRGFATTSVDALMNWARTGSMWPMTFGLACCAVEMMHAGAARLDLDRYGVIFRPSPRQSDVMIVAGTLVNKMAPALRKVYDQMPDPKWVISMGSCANGGGYYHYSYSVVRGCDRIVPVDIYVPGCPPTAEALIHGILQLQKKIRRTHTIARS; translated from the coding sequence ATGGGAGTGATCTCGTCCCTTGATCGGGTGATGCACAACCCGCAGCCGTTGAACCTGGTGGACGACATCCTGCGTCCGGCCGAGGACAACCCGATCGTCCAGCGCGGCTTCGCCACCACCAGCGTCGATGCGCTGATGAACTGGGCGCGCACCGGCTCGATGTGGCCGATGACCTTCGGTCTGGCCTGCTGCGCCGTGGAAATGATGCACGCCGGCGCCGCGCGGCTGGACCTGGACCGCTACGGCGTGATCTTCCGCCCGAGTCCGCGCCAGTCCGACGTGATGATCGTGGCCGGTACCCTGGTCAACAAGATGGCCCCGGCGCTGCGCAAGGTCTACGACCAGATGCCGGATCCCAAGTGGGTCATCTCGATGGGCAGCTGCGCCAACGGCGGCGGTTACTACCACTACTCCTATTCGGTGGTGCGTGGCTGCGACCGCATCGTGCCGGTGGACATCTACGTGCCGGGCTGCCCGCCGACGGCCGAAGCGCTGATCCACGGCATCCTGCAGTTGCAGAAGAAGATCCGCCGCACCCACACCATCGCGCGTTCCTGA
- a CDS encoding NADH-quinone oxidoreductase subunit A, translated as MLAEYWPILLFIGVAAGLGVVLLAIGLLAGPRRPESEKLSPYECGFEAFEDARMRFDVRYYLLAILFIIFDLEIAFLFPWAVVFQKIGIIALIEMATFLLLLVIGFAYVWKKGALEWE; from the coding sequence GTGCTTGCCGAATACTGGCCCATCCTGCTGTTCATCGGCGTCGCCGCCGGCCTCGGCGTGGTCCTGCTGGCCATTGGCCTGCTGGCCGGACCCCGCCGTCCCGAATCGGAAAAGCTCTCGCCCTACGAGTGCGGCTTCGAAGCCTTCGAAGACGCCCGCATGCGCTTTGACGTGCGCTACTACCTGCTGGCGATCCTCTTCATCATTTTCGACCTGGAAATCGCCTTCCTGTTCCCATGGGCGGTGGTGTTCCAGAAGATCGGCATCATCGCGCTGATTGAAATGGCGACGTTCCTGCTGCTCTTGGTCATTGGTTTTGCTTACGTGTGGAAGAAGGGAGCACTGGAATGGGAGTGA
- a CDS encoding PilZ domain-containing protein, with the protein MNPAIAARQGIISLKIKDTAALYNAYMPYLKNGGLFAPTAQRYALGDEVVLLINLTDEGERLSVAGKVVWVTPVGAQGNRTAGIGVHFNESADGEAARTRIENLLAGMTSSERPTLTM; encoded by the coding sequence ATGAATCCGGCCATTGCCGCCCGCCAGGGCATAATTTCGTTGAAGATCAAGGACACGGCGGCGCTGTACAACGCCTACATGCCCTATCTGAAGAACGGTGGCCTGTTCGCGCCCACGGCCCAGCGCTACGCGTTGGGCGACGAGGTGGTGCTGCTGATCAACCTCACCGACGAGGGCGAGCGCCTGTCGGTGGCGGGCAAGGTGGTCTGGGTCACGCCGGTGGGCGCCCAGGGCAACCGCACCGCGGGTATCGGCGTGCATTTCAACGAGTCCGCCGACGGCGAAGCGGCCCGCACCCGCATCGAGAACCTGCTGGCAGGCATGACCTCGTCGGAGCGTCCCACGCTGACCATGTAA
- a CDS encoding PIG-L deacetylase family protein has translation MAFSLNARTRLLVVAPHPDDESIATGELIQQVRHSGGEVRILLLTHGDNNPWPQRWVERRLRIGVDERQRWGERRRAEVGQAMAQLGVDASALEALGWPDMGITARLRTDLEASITSLLGCLDACQPNLVAIPALGDHHPDHSAAHVLVRLALDRWQGGTPELLAYLVHGREGQATGRVKLDSSVGLHANKLAALACHRSQMALSGKRMRRLADRAERYLQVRKAGSREAAAVLPWQPSSALHPWLHLMLVDGQGARSWPWREAPLARDGQGRHVLHALGEEMTGPVFAKLYMNLPSPWIFDRWGWCEL, from the coding sequence ATGGCCTTCAGTTTGAACGCAAGGACGCGCCTGCTGGTGGTCGCGCCCCATCCCGACGACGAATCGATCGCCACCGGCGAGCTGATTCAGCAGGTCAGGCATTCGGGCGGCGAGGTCCGCATCCTGCTGCTCACCCATGGCGACAACAATCCGTGGCCGCAGCGCTGGGTGGAACGCCGCCTGCGCATTGGCGTCGACGAGCGCCAGCGTTGGGGCGAGCGGCGGCGCGCCGAAGTGGGGCAGGCCATGGCCCAACTGGGCGTGGATGCCTCGGCGCTCGAAGCCTTGGGATGGCCGGACATGGGCATCACGGCCAGGCTGCGCACCGATCTTGAAGCCAGCATCACCAGCCTCCTCGGTTGCCTCGATGCCTGCCAGCCCAACCTCGTGGCGATTCCCGCACTGGGCGACCATCATCCGGACCACAGCGCCGCCCACGTGCTCGTCCGGCTGGCCCTGGACCGTTGGCAGGGCGGGACGCCCGAGCTGCTGGCCTATCTGGTCCATGGTCGTGAAGGCCAGGCGACGGGGCGGGTGAAGCTGGATTCCTCGGTGGGCCTGCATGCCAACAAGCTCGCGGCGCTGGCCTGTCATCGCAGCCAGATGGCGTTGAGCGGCAAGCGCATGCGTCGCCTCGCCGACCGGGCGGAGCGCTATCTTCAGGTGCGCAAGGCGGGCTCGCGCGAGGCCGCTGCCGTGCTGCCGTGGCAGCCGTCCTCCGCACTGCATCCTTGGCTACACCTGATGCTGGTGGACGGGCAGGGCGCGCGCAGCTGGCCGTGGCGCGAAGCGCCGCTCGCCCGGGACGGGCAGGGCCGACACGTCCTGCATGCGTTGGGCGAGGAGATGACGGGCCCCGTGTTCGCCAAGCTCTACATGAACCTGCCGTCGCCCTGGATCTTCGATCGCTGGGGATGGTGCGAACTCTGA